A window from Bubalus kerabau isolate K-KA32 ecotype Philippines breed swamp buffalo chromosome 5, PCC_UOA_SB_1v2, whole genome shotgun sequence encodes these proteins:
- the LOC129653632 gene encoding pregnancy-associated glycoprotein 1-like, translating into MLRTQTSLSTWSQERNMKWLVLLGLVAFSECIVKIPLRRVKTMRNTVSGKNMLNNFLKEHAYRLSQISFRGSNLTSHPLRNIRDLFYVGNITIGTPPQEFQVVFDTGSSDLWVPSIFCNSSTCSTHVRFRHLQSSTFRPPNKTFRITYGSGRIEGVVAHDTVRIGDLVSTDQPFGLSMAESGFEGIAFDGVLGLSYPNRSFFGAIPFFDKLKNQGAISEPVFAFYLSKDKQEGSVVMFGGVDHCYYKGELNWVPLIQAGDWSIHMDRISMKRKVIACSDGCEALVDTGTSHIQGPGRLVNYIQKLIGATPRGSKHYVSCSAVNTLPSIIFTINGINYPVPARAYILKDSKGRCYATFKEHRLSSSTEIWFLGDVFLRLYFSVFDRGNDRIGLARAV; encoded by the exons ATGCTAAGAACCCAAACGTCCCTGAGTACTTGGAGCCAGGAAAGAAACATGAAGTGGCTTGTGCTCCTCGGGCTGGTGGCCTTCTCAGAGTGCATAGTCAA AATACCTCTAAGGAGAGTGAAGACCATGAGAAATACCGTCAGTGGAAAAAACATGCTGAACAATTTCCTGAAGGAGCATGCTTACAGACTGTCCCAGATTTCTTTTCGTGGCTCAAATCTAACTAGTCACCCACTGAGAAACATCAGGGAT TTGTTCTACGTGGGTAACATCACCATTGGAACACCCCCTCAGGAATTCCAGGTTGTCTTTGACACAGGCTCATCTGACTTGTGGGTGCCCTCCATATTTTGCAACAGCTCAACCTGTT CTACACACGTTAGGTTCAGACATCTTCAGTCTTCCACCTTCCGGCCTCCCAATAAGACCTTCAGGATCACCTATGGATCTGGGAGAATTGAAGGAGTTGTTGCTCATGACACAGTTCGG ATTGGGGACCTTGTAAGTACTGACCAGCCATTCGGTCTAAGCATGGCAGAATCGGGGTTTGAGGGCATAGCTTTTGATGGCGTCTTGGGCTTGAGCTACCCCAACAGATCCTTCTTTGGAGCCATCCCCTTCTTTGACAAGCTGAAGAATCAAGGTgccatttctgagcctgtttttgcCTTCTACTTGAGCAA AGACAAGCAGGAGGGCAGTGTGGTGATGTTTGGTGGGGTGGACCACTGCTACTACAAGGGAGAGCTCAACTGGGTACCATTGATCCAAGCGGGTGACTGGAGTATACACATGGACCG CATCTCCATGAAAAGAAAGGTTATTGCTTGTTCTGACGGCTGCGAGGCCCTTGTGGACACAGGGACATCACATATCCAAGGCCCAGGAAGACTGGTCAATTACATACAGAAGCTCATCGGTGCCACACCACGGGGTTCCAAG CACTATGTTTCATGTTCTGCGGTCAATACCCTGCCCTCTATTATCTTCACCATCAACGGCATCAACTACCCAGTGCCAGCTCGAGCCTACATCCTCAAG GATTCTAAAGGCCGCTGCTATGCCACCTTTAAAGAGCACCGGTTGAGTTCATCTACAGAGATCTGGTTCCTGGGTGACGTCTTCCTGAGGCTGTATTTCTCGGTCTTTGATCGAGGAAATGACAGGATTGGCCTGGCACGGGCAGTGTAA